A DNA window from Bacillus carboniphilus contains the following coding sequences:
- a CDS encoding sulfite exporter TauE/SafE family protein has translation MYELISKFSNLLSEPFLSLFNSTQSIPLLAALMLGIVGALAPCQFTANLGAITIYGNKSIQKRIPLSEVLLFILGKVVVFSGLGFAVWLLGYEFQQSLTLYFPWVRKIVGPMLILIGLFMVGLFTFKWTVTLGKIPEKFTSKGKLGAFLLGISFSLGFCPTMFVLFFVTLMPMVLSVSYGAVLPPIFALGTSIPLLLVIFLIWYFELSGKNTMKKGRKIGSIIQKVAGWILIIIGILDTLTYWV, from the coding sequence ATGTATGAGTTGATTAGTAAATTTAGTAATCTATTAAGCGAACCTTTTCTATCTCTTTTTAATAGTACACAGAGTATTCCACTTCTAGCTGCACTCATGCTAGGTATTGTTGGTGCATTAGCTCCTTGTCAATTCACAGCCAATCTTGGAGCTATTACCATCTATGGAAATAAGTCTATTCAAAAGAGGATTCCATTATCTGAGGTTTTACTCTTTATTCTTGGTAAGGTGGTTGTATTTTCTGGTTTAGGATTTGCGGTATGGTTACTAGGATATGAGTTTCAGCAATCGTTGACACTCTATTTTCCATGGGTTCGAAAAATAGTGGGGCCAATGTTAATATTGATTGGTTTGTTTATGGTCGGCTTATTTACGTTTAAATGGACCGTAACATTAGGTAAGATACCAGAAAAATTCACTTCAAAAGGTAAGCTTGGTGCATTTCTGTTAGGGATAAGCTTCTCTCTTGGATTCTGTCCAACTATGTTTGTTCTATTCTTTGTAACGCTGATGCCGATGGTCTTATCTGTTTCGTACGGTGCGGTTTTACCTCCTATCTTTGCATTAGGAACCTCTATACCTTTATTACTAGTTATATTTCTTATTTGGTATTTTGAACTTAGTGGTAAGAACACTATGAAAAAGGGGAGAAAGATTGGATCCATTATTCAAAAAGTGGCGGGGTGGATATTGATTATCATCGGAATATTAGACACATTGACTTACTGGGTATAG
- a CDS encoding GNAT family N-acetyltransferase, which produces MGNCYLVRGPQVMKDFRNSFNTLAESVFGINFENWYKAGFWTDKYEPFSFVEGNRVIANVSVNRVDLTIDYEKVRGLQIGTVMTHQDYRNQGLSKQLMNLVLEAYEGQYDVMYLFANQTVLDFYPKFGFNRVEEIQFFLDDIPMKKKKANVRKLDFSNQHDIQFLYQFASKRLPVSSRFGTIHTAELIMFYALNVFSDHFYYLEEENTVVLFIQDKDQLEIYDVISPVNVNLERIMSHICSPETKRVLFYFTPDTESLLIQSIPFKGDEVLFVKTAANFTWPQHVKHPITSQA; this is translated from the coding sequence ATGGGAAATTGTTATCTTGTTCGTGGACCTCAGGTTATGAAAGATTTTAGAAATAGCTTTAACACATTAGCCGAATCGGTCTTTGGTATTAACTTCGAAAACTGGTACAAAGCAGGTTTCTGGACTGATAAATATGAACCTTTCTCTTTTGTAGAAGGGAATCGTGTGATTGCAAACGTATCTGTTAATAGGGTTGATTTGACTATTGATTATGAAAAGGTAAGAGGGCTTCAAATTGGAACGGTCATGACCCATCAGGACTACCGAAATCAAGGTCTTTCTAAACAACTTATGAACCTTGTATTGGAGGCGTACGAAGGGCAATATGATGTGATGTATTTATTTGCGAATCAAACGGTGTTAGATTTTTATCCAAAGTTTGGATTTAATAGAGTAGAAGAAATTCAGTTTTTTCTGGATGACATTCCGATGAAAAAGAAGAAAGCTAATGTTAGAAAATTGGACTTTAGTAACCAACATGACATCCAATTTCTTTACCAATTTGCGAGTAAGAGACTGCCCGTTTCTAGTAGATTTGGTACGATCCATACTGCTGAGCTAATAATGTTCTATGCTCTAAATGTATTTTCAGATCACTTCTATTACCTGGAAGAAGAGAATACGGTGGTCCTATTTATTCAAGATAAAGATCAATTGGAAATATACGATGTGATTAGTCCAGTTAACGTCAATTTAGAGAGGATAATGAGCCATATCTGTTCACCTGAGACCAAAAGGGTGTTATTTTATTTTACACCCGATACAGAAAGCTTATTGATTCAGTCTATACCATTCAAAGGCGATGAAGTGTTATTTGTTAAAACAGCCGCTAATTTTACGTGGCCTCAGCATGTAAAACATCCTATCACATCACAAGCATAA
- a CDS encoding multicopper oxidase family protein — protein sequence MSILKRNKGIIIAFGVIIIGGILLLYIKDTDRSFRLLKNGLSGESQKPLPIPALLGDQDPSPNKAEFFLTAQQSTKEFIEGKMTPTYGYNGDFLGPVIRVKRGNDVTVHVENKLQEQTTVHWHGLEVDGEFDGGPHTAINEGDIWSPNFKIDQPAATLWFHPHLLHETGEQVYKGLAGLFYIEDDVSEKLPLPNEYGVNDIPLIIQDRKFTSDGEMNYDLGMHDVMMGLQGTAILVNGAINPFLEVPKGKVRLRILNGSNARVYNFHLSTQDDFWQIASDGGLLEKPVQLNNVVLGAAERAEIIVDFSEYDQGDTLFLNEENNNLLEFRINGEENNFDIPNQLTDIERISPDSATNTRKFVFQGMGLMVNINGKQMDIDRIDEKLLKNTTEIWEVSNDSGMGMMGMDGGGMAHPFHAHGVQFQILDRNGQEPPENERGWKDTFLVYPNETVRAIATFDHEGIFMYHCHILEHEDAGMMGQFQVN from the coding sequence GGAATAAGGGGATAATCATTGCTTTTGGAGTGATTATCATAGGTGGAATACTGCTCCTTTATATAAAAGACACCGATAGATCCTTCAGATTGTTAAAAAATGGTCTGAGTGGTGAAAGTCAAAAACCTTTACCAATTCCTGCGTTATTAGGAGATCAGGATCCATCTCCTAATAAGGCAGAATTTTTCTTAACAGCTCAACAATCTACCAAGGAGTTTATTGAAGGGAAGATGACCCCCACTTACGGGTATAACGGAGATTTTCTTGGCCCTGTTATTAGAGTTAAACGGGGAAATGATGTAACTGTTCATGTGGAAAATAAGCTTCAGGAGCAAACAACAGTGCACTGGCATGGGTTGGAAGTAGATGGAGAATTTGATGGAGGGCCACATACTGCAATAAATGAGGGCGATATATGGAGCCCAAATTTTAAGATTGATCAGCCAGCAGCAACATTATGGTTTCACCCTCACTTACTTCATGAAACAGGGGAACAGGTGTATAAAGGATTAGCAGGATTATTTTATATTGAGGACGATGTATCCGAGAAACTTCCTTTACCTAATGAATATGGAGTCAACGATATACCTTTAATAATTCAAGATCGGAAATTTACTAGTGATGGTGAGATGAACTATGATTTAGGAATGCACGATGTGATGATGGGATTACAAGGAACTGCAATATTGGTAAACGGTGCAATTAACCCTTTCCTAGAGGTACCCAAGGGGAAAGTTCGTTTGAGAATATTGAATGGTTCTAATGCGAGAGTTTATAATTTCCACCTCTCTACCCAGGATGATTTTTGGCAAATAGCGAGTGATGGAGGGCTCTTAGAAAAACCAGTCCAGCTAAATAATGTTGTGTTGGGTGCTGCTGAGCGGGCAGAAATTATAGTTGATTTTTCTGAGTACGACCAAGGGGACACATTATTTTTAAATGAAGAAAATAATAACCTATTGGAGTTTAGAATAAATGGGGAAGAAAATAATTTTGATATTCCTAATCAGCTCACGGATATTGAAAGAATCAGTCCTGATAGTGCAACAAATACTAGGAAATTTGTCTTTCAAGGAATGGGCCTAATGGTGAACATTAACGGAAAACAAATGGACATTGATCGAATAGATGAAAAACTGCTAAAGAATACTACAGAAATTTGGGAAGTCTCCAATGATAGTGGAATGGGGATGATGGGAATGGATGGAGGTGGGATGGCTCACCCATTTCATGCTCACGGTGTGCAGTTTCAAATACTAGACCGAAATGGTCAGGAGCCCCCAGAAAATGAAAGAGGCTGGAAAGACACCTTCCTCGTGTATCCAAACGAGACAGTTAGAGCTATTGCTACATTTGATCATGAAGGAATTTTTATGTATCACTGCCATATTCTCGAGCATGAAGATGCTGGGATGATGGGACAATTTCAGGTCAATTAA
- a CDS encoding F510_1955 family glycosylhydrolase, which yields MYIKKLYLLLLLPVFLVGCASNNSSNKGEYFSKIENPSIDHVHGIGFPGGQSDLFLATHDGLLKLKDGQWFETTINNHDYMGFSPFKDGFYASGHPEEGTNFKNPFGIIKSLDEGKTIEKMKYYGAIDFHYVASSYETGAIYAVQPHENLSIEPGIYYNDGKTNDWSSSSSNGIPLDSITGIATHPADSNKVALLTTNGLFISGDNGKQFNQFASKSPITSIYFAKDKLYFSSYLGNTSTLSTYNLEAKETIEIGRVELKEDAIQYMAMNPTNSDEIWFYTFKNSLYVSEDAGESWSIKVEQGKVL from the coding sequence GTGTATATTAAGAAGTTATATTTACTATTGTTATTACCTGTCTTCCTAGTGGGTTGCGCTAGTAATAATTCCAGTAATAAAGGAGAATACTTTTCAAAAATTGAAAACCCATCTATTGACCATGTTCACGGAATTGGTTTCCCCGGAGGCCAAAGTGACTTATTTTTAGCTACTCATGATGGTCTGTTAAAATTGAAAGACGGTCAATGGTTTGAAACAACAATAAATAATCATGATTATATGGGTTTTTCACCTTTTAAAGATGGATTTTATGCAAGTGGACATCCTGAGGAGGGTACCAACTTTAAAAATCCATTCGGAATTATCAAAAGTTTGGATGAGGGAAAGACAATAGAAAAGATGAAATACTATGGTGCCATCGATTTCCATTATGTAGCATCCAGTTATGAAACTGGTGCTATCTATGCAGTGCAACCACATGAAAATTTAAGTATTGAACCTGGAATTTACTATAATGATGGTAAAACAAATGACTGGAGTAGTAGTTCTAGTAATGGGATTCCATTAGACTCAATTACGGGTATAGCTACCCATCCAGCAGATTCTAATAAAGTTGCATTATTAACTACAAATGGCTTATTTATTTCTGGAGACAATGGGAAACAATTTAATCAGTTTGCAAGTAAAAGTCCGATTACCTCTATTTATTTTGCTAAAGATAAACTTTATTTCTCAAGCTATTTAGGGAATACGTCAACACTTTCGACTTACAATCTAGAAGCTAAGGAAACAATAGAAATAGGAAGAGTTGAATTAAAAGAAGATGCCATCCAATACATGGCAATGAATCCTACAAACTCAGATGAGATTTGGTTTTATACCTTTAAAAACAGTCTGTATGTTAGTGAGGATGCAGGAGAGTCTTGGTCAATAAAAGTTGAACAAGGTAAAGTATTATAG
- a CDS encoding M20 family peptidase: MKIIFISIGFIFLIFIVVTIFNTFTTKSVQPTAEPTDISIDQEAALKRFSTALTYQTISYQDRTKFNFEEFDQFITLLEESYPEVHQQLEREKVNQYSLIYLWKGTDSTQKPIGFTSHYDVVPVLEGTENNWEQPPFSGNVVDGVIWGRGTLDDKLGVIGLLEAVDYLLEQDYQPTRDVYFMFGFDEEIGGDQGAKAIVETLKNRGVTFEFILDEGGAIVENMVPGVSNPVGVVGISEKGSATAELMIEGSGGHSSQPEDRTNIGRIARAIARLEEKQFKADLRGPGEELFEYVAPEMNFGMKYVFANKFLFEPIIEKILLQQPASAAMIRTTIAPTIFQAGEQYNALPEKATAFVNLRIMPGEPLEEVKDFIVDTIDDKGIKVSISGSEASNVSSSNSKAFQSIQQAARNVYGDVVIAPYLMFAGSDAKHYEAISENTYRFLPVKLTSEDLQRMHGTNEQISIENYINAIKFYVEMIRLSNKM, from the coding sequence ATGAAAATAATCTTTATTTCTATTGGATTTATTTTTTTGATTTTTATTGTAGTTACGATTTTTAACACATTCACAACAAAGTCGGTTCAACCAACTGCAGAACCAACTGATATTTCCATCGATCAAGAAGCAGCACTTAAACGTTTTTCCACTGCACTAACCTACCAAACGATTTCCTACCAAGACCGAACAAAATTCAATTTTGAAGAGTTTGATCAATTTATTACCCTTCTAGAAGAAAGCTATCCTGAAGTTCACCAACAATTAGAAAGAGAAAAGGTCAATCAATATTCCCTTATTTACTTATGGAAGGGAACAGACTCCACTCAAAAGCCTATCGGATTTACAAGTCATTACGATGTAGTACCTGTACTAGAAGGAACTGAAAATAACTGGGAGCAACCACCCTTTAGTGGGAATGTTGTTGATGGTGTTATTTGGGGACGAGGAACACTTGATGACAAACTTGGAGTGATTGGACTTTTAGAGGCTGTTGATTATCTCTTAGAACAAGACTATCAACCAACTAGAGATGTGTACTTTATGTTTGGCTTTGATGAAGAAATAGGTGGAGACCAAGGAGCTAAAGCAATTGTAGAAACATTAAAGAATCGTGGGGTAACATTTGAATTTATTTTAGATGAAGGTGGCGCGATTGTAGAAAATATGGTTCCTGGTGTCTCGAATCCAGTTGGTGTTGTTGGAATATCTGAAAAAGGATCTGCAACTGCGGAACTTATGATTGAAGGTAGTGGTGGACACTCATCACAGCCAGAAGACCGAACAAATATTGGTCGGATTGCACGGGCTATCGCTAGGCTTGAAGAAAAGCAATTCAAAGCTGATTTAAGAGGGCCAGGGGAAGAGCTATTCGAATATGTCGCACCTGAAATGAACTTCGGAATGAAATATGTATTTGCAAATAAGTTCTTGTTTGAACCTATTATTGAAAAAATCCTGCTGCAACAGCCTGCTTCTGCAGCCATGATTCGAACTACGATTGCTCCTACGATATTTCAAGCGGGTGAGCAGTACAATGCTCTTCCTGAAAAAGCAACAGCATTTGTTAATCTTCGAATTATGCCGGGTGAACCTTTAGAAGAGGTAAAAGATTTTATCGTAGATACGATCGATGATAAAGGCATAAAAGTGAGTATTTCTGGAAGTGAAGCTTCCAATGTCTCATCATCAAACAGTAAGGCGTTTCAATCCATTCAACAGGCTGCAAGAAATGTGTATGGAGATGTAGTTATTGCTCCTTATCTGATGTTTGCGGGTTCTGATGCTAAACATTACGAAGCGATTTCTGAGAATACGTATCGTTTTCTTCCTGTAAAATTAACTTCTGAGGACTTACAAAGAATGCATGGTACCAATGAGCAAATAAGTATAGAGAATTATATAAATGCCATTAAGTTTTACGTAGAAATGATTAGACTCTCAAATAAAATGTAA
- a CDS encoding four-helix bundle copper-binding protein: MGVLSGSPSQMDQCIADCVKCAQACEECLTACLQEPDVQARVMCIQSLNDCAEICLQAAQLMSRNSSHSKQFCELCAAICEACATECERFQDNHCQECAKFCRTCAESCRKMSA; the protein is encoded by the coding sequence ATGGGAGTTCTTTCAGGGTCTCCAAGTCAAATGGACCAGTGTATAGCAGATTGCGTAAAATGTGCACAAGCATGTGAAGAATGTTTAACAGCTTGCTTACAAGAACCTGATGTTCAAGCTAGAGTAATGTGTATTCAATCATTAAACGATTGTGCGGAAATTTGTTTACAGGCAGCTCAGCTTATGTCTAGAAACAGTTCTCATTCAAAGCAATTCTGTGAGCTATGTGCAGCTATTTGTGAGGCATGTGCGACTGAATGTGAAAGGTTTCAAGATAATCACTGCCAAGAGTGTGCAAAATTTTGCCGCACATGTGCAGAATCGTGCCGAAAAATGTCAGCATAA
- a CDS encoding YjcZ family sporulation protein — translation MSFGCGYNYGYGGYGSEFVLIVVLFILLIIVGAAFV, via the coding sequence ATGTCATTCGGTTGTGGATATAACTATGGCTATGGAGGATATGGATCAGAATTTGTTCTAATCGTAGTGCTGTTTATCCTACTCATTATTGTGGGAGCTGCATTCGTGTAG
- a CDS encoding multicopper oxidase family protein, translated as MKDWENRLVIPDGKIAEFQTGQNFRYFKLIAHPIKHNILSNVAIDALGYNDTTPGPVIVVNQDEWVYLEVENRMDHPTALHVHGLPKPNTEDGNPAIEPTPTIQPGQSYTYKFQAWKSGTFFYHSTHDFQSNLGLVGAFIVLPKQEYITQDFIPDRDFTLFVQQWQIEQPELGKVVPGVYKPNKFDLQPNFFTLNGKSFPTTTPMNVRLGEKVRVRFINKTSSPHSMHIHGHSFKVVEVDGFKRKNLYDDTISLASGKRKDVEFITNNPGIWPVNGTRTFHQSNNGEALGGMVTRLTYTH; from the coding sequence ATGAAGGATTGGGAGAATAGATTGGTAATTCCAGATGGAAAAATTGCTGAATTTCAAACCGGTCAAAATTTTAGATATTTCAAGCTTATTGCACATCCAATTAAGCATAATATCTTATCTAATGTCGCAATTGATGCCCTAGGTTATAATGACACAACACCTGGACCGGTAATTGTCGTTAACCAAGATGAGTGGGTTTATCTAGAAGTTGAGAATAGAATGGACCACCCCACAGCCCTACATGTTCATGGTCTTCCTAAACCTAATACTGAGGATGGTAATCCTGCTATCGAACCAACACCAACCATCCAACCCGGACAATCATACACCTATAAATTTCAAGCCTGGAAAAGTGGAACCTTTTTTTATCACTCCACCCATGACTTTCAGTCAAATCTTGGATTAGTTGGAGCTTTTATCGTTTTACCGAAGCAAGAATATATAACTCAAGACTTCATTCCAGACAGAGACTTTACTTTGTTCGTTCAACAATGGCAAATTGAACAACCTGAATTAGGCAAAGTGGTGCCTGGGGTATATAAACCTAATAAATTTGATTTACAACCGAATTTTTTCACTTTAAATGGAAAAAGCTTTCCCACAACTACTCCAATGAATGTTCGGCTTGGTGAGAAAGTCAGAGTCAGATTTATTAACAAAACTAGCTCACCACACTCTATGCATATACATGGACATAGCTTTAAAGTTGTGGAAGTAGATGGATTTAAGAGAAAAAACCTTTACGATGATACAATAAGCTTAGCGTCTGGTAAAAGAAAGGATGTAGAATTTATAACAAACAACCCTGGTATTTGGCCCGTGAACGGTACGAGAACTTTTCATCAATCAAATAATGGAGAAGCACTTGGTGGTATGGTCACTAGACTAACCTATACACATTGA